Within the Thermodesulfobacteriota bacterium genome, the region CCATTCCTCCACTTCTTTAGAACCCTCCCGGTACTTTAAAAAGAACCTTACTTGCTCCATTATCCCGGATAACGGGATGGTAGTGGCTTCTTTCCTGTCTTCGAGCTTGATAATATGGTACCCGAAGCGGGTTTCCACAACGTCGCTGACCTCACCGGGTTTCATGGCGAAAGCCGCCTCCTCAAAGGGCGGCACCATGTCTTCACGCGAAAAGTACCCCAGGTCCCCCCCTCTCTCCCCGGAGGGCCCCTCGGAGTACTTTACGGCCAGCTTGGCGAAATCGCTTTTCGCGTCTCTGGCCTCGGCCAGTACGGTCTCGGCTTTCTTGCGGGCCTTTTCCTTCTCCTCCTGCGAATCCGAAGGCTTTACTTCTATCAGAATATGCCGTGCCCTGATCTGCTCGGGCTCCCCAAACTCTTCGGGGTTGTCTTCATAGTAGTTCTTCACGTCCTCGTCCGATACGGGGACCTTGGACAGGACATGCACGTCTATGAGCTTATTTATCATCAGGTCTACCCGTACGAACTCCTCGAGTTTATTCGGGGGCATATTGCCACGGCTGTACTTTGGGCTTGCCAAAGCCTCCCGTAACTCCGAATCCGGGACCTCTATACTTTCCGATACGGCCCGCTGGTAGAGCAGCTCTCTCGTAACGGCGCGCTCTATCCACCCCGTTCGAACCGCCCTTTCAATGTAAGGGGTAATTTCCTGGCCCAGTTCCTCGGCGCGTTTCAGCTCGCCCTCTATATAAAAGGAGAGCTCTTCCATGGGTATCTCCTTGCCGTTTACTATGGCGGCAACCGTCGGCTCATATGCTCCGCCCGCCCGAACGGCATGTGGAACTTCCCTGGTCTGGACGGGAAGGTCTTCCGTCCGGGGCATGAGCGTCATGAAAAGGTAGAACGCCGCCGCCGCACATATAAAGAGGAAGAGACCCTTCATGCTTTTGGATAAGTCGGCCATATCGAGAAAGAAACCTCTGCTCCACAAATTAAAAAAGGGGCGGGCTAATGCCCGCCCCTTTATGGTGTGCCTACAAGCTCGGTACTACCCGTCCCCCGGCAGACTGTAGCCCTCGCCCGCGAACTGGATGTTGGCCGGGTCGTCGCACCTCGGGGGGCTTACCGCGTGCACCCCGTTGCAATGGGGACATTTGGCCACAAAGGTCTGCATCCGGAACTCCTTGCCGCAGCCCTGGCAGGTCGCGGTCAAACCGCCGTTCGGTATCGGCGAGTTGCCCACGCCGCCGCCGTGGGCGTTGGACACGAACTCCACAAGCTCTCGGCCCTCTGAGTAGGGTCCGGCTGTGCCATCGCTGCAGCCGCTTCCGCAATCGCTCATTTGCTCATAACCTCCTTAACTAGTCTTGATCGTTCCTGAACTTTTATAATA harbors:
- a CDS encoding peptidylprolyl isomerase; its protein translation is MADLSKSMKGLFLFICAAAAFYLFMTLMPRTEDLPVQTREVPHAVRAGGAYEPTVAAIVNGKEIPMEELSFYIEGELKRAEELGQEITPYIERAVRTGWIERAVTRELLYQRAVSESIEVPDSELREALASPKYSRGNMPPNKLEEFVRVDLMINKLIDVHVLSKVPVSDEDVKNYYEDNPEEFGEPEQIRARHILIEVKPSDSQEEKEKARKKAETVLAEARDAKSDFAKLAVKYSEGPSGERGGDLGYFSREDMVPPFEEAAFAMKPGEVSDVVETRFGYHIIKLEDRKEATTIPLSGIMEQVRFFLKYREGSKEVEEWIAVLRSEAEVKIIEPAGTQQGAPQMEGHGELATGTVEPKSSAHSA